One genomic segment of Candidatus Methanoperedens sp. includes these proteins:
- the ilvD gene encoding dihydroxy-acid dehydratase, whose protein sequence is MRSDNIKSGLERAPHRSLLKAVGLTDEEMILPFIGVVNSWNELIPGHIHLDKLAEAVKAGIRMAGGVPFEFNTIGICDGIAMGHTGMKYSLPSREVIADSIELMVEAHQFDGMVMIPTCDKIVPGHLMAAGRLDIPTIVVTGGPMLPGIVGDEPRDVISLFEAVGQRRKNAITEQELKNLEDCACCGAGSCAGLFTANTMACVTEALGLSLPGCGTAHAVDAKKIRIAKQSGMKILELVRNGINARQILTEESLDNAIRVDMAIGGSTNTTLHLPAIASEFGLNLPLSRFDELSRETPHLINLRPGGNRYLIDFERAGGVPAIQQRLQEKLNLDTLTVTGKTLRENLGKVVIINPRANKEIIATLDSPVHPEGGIAVLSGSLAPRGAVVKQTAVSQKMLKHSGPARVFDSEELAMKAIMGNKIKPGDCVVVRYEGPKGGPGMREMLSPTAAIAGMGMIDSVALITDGRFSGGTRGPCIGHVSPEAADGGPISIVREGDIIDIDIPNRILNLRLSREEMDERMRRWKAPLPEIKGYLARYRKQVSSSDNGAIFK, encoded by the coding sequence ATGAGAAGCGATAATATAAAATCAGGACTTGAGCGGGCCCCGCACAGGTCTTTATTAAAGGCAGTCGGGTTGACCGATGAAGAAATGATCCTTCCCTTCATCGGGGTTGTGAATTCATGGAACGAGCTGATCCCGGGTCATATTCACCTTGATAAACTTGCAGAAGCCGTAAAGGCAGGTATACGCATGGCAGGGGGCGTTCCTTTTGAATTTAATACAATAGGAATATGCGACGGCATCGCAATGGGGCACACGGGAATGAAATACTCACTTCCAAGCCGCGAAGTAATAGCTGACAGCATAGAGCTCATGGTTGAAGCGCACCAGTTTGACGGCATGGTCATGATACCAACATGCGATAAGATCGTACCGGGGCACCTGATGGCAGCAGGGAGACTTGACATCCCTACGATTGTGGTCACGGGTGGACCGATGCTGCCGGGAATCGTTGGAGATGAGCCAAGGGATGTAATTTCGCTCTTCGAGGCTGTTGGACAGCGGCGGAAAAATGCAATAACCGAGCAGGAGCTGAAAAATCTTGAAGACTGTGCGTGCTGCGGCGCTGGCTCATGCGCCGGACTATTCACAGCCAACACCATGGCATGCGTGACAGAAGCGCTTGGATTAAGCCTGCCAGGATGCGGGACCGCCCATGCTGTAGATGCCAAGAAGATAAGGATAGCCAAGCAATCCGGTATGAAAATTCTCGAACTTGTCAGGAATGGAATAAATGCCCGCCAGATACTTACAGAGGAATCGCTTGATAATGCTATACGGGTCGATATGGCTATCGGTGGAAGCACAAATACAACACTTCACCTGCCGGCCATAGCTTCGGAATTCGGACTTAACCTGCCTCTATCAAGGTTTGATGAATTGAGCAGGGAGACGCCGCATCTCATCAATTTGAGGCCTGGAGGGAATCGCTATCTTATCGATTTCGAACGTGCCGGGGGCGTCCCGGCCATACAGCAGAGGCTGCAGGAGAAATTAAACCTGGATACATTGACCGTTACGGGAAAAACCCTGAGAGAAAACCTTGGTAAGGTTGTGATAATAAATCCGCGCGCCAATAAAGAGATCATTGCTACTCTTGATTCCCCTGTGCACCCCGAAGGAGGAATAGCTGTTCTCAGCGGAAGCCTCGCCCCACGGGGCGCCGTTGTCAAACAGACCGCTGTAAGCCAGAAAATGTTAAAGCATTCAGGACCAGCCAGGGTTTTTGACAGTGAGGAACTTGCCATGAAGGCTATCATGGGCAACAAGATCAAACCTGGTGATTGCGTGGTTGTCAGATATGAAGGGCCAAAAGGCGGACCGGGTATGCGTGAAATGCTTTCCCCGACCGCCGCCATCGCGGGGATGGGTATGATAGATTCCGTGGCTCTCATCACAGACGGTCGCTTCTCGGGAGGAACAAGGGGCCCCTGCATAGGCCATGTATCGCCTGAAGCGGCTGATGGAGGACCTATATCCATTGTAAGGGAAGGAGATATCATCGATATCGATATTCCAAACCGGATATTGAACCTGAGGCTCAGCCGGGAAGAAATGGATGAACGAATGAGAAGGTGGAAGGCCCCTTTGCCCGAAATTAAAGGGTATCTCGCAAGGTACCGGAAACAGGTGAGTTCGTCTGATAATGGTGCGATTTTCAAATAA
- a CDS encoding amino acid permease: MTELKKTLGLFDAMAIGIGAIIGAGIFVVTGIAAGLAGPALIISLLIGAIISAFTALSFAELAAFIPKEGGVYEFAHELISPFAGFISGWLWLLANIVVGAVVSLGFASYLAIFIPLPVNMMAAGACLVITLINYLGTKESGLVNDILVVIKLLILAFFVVIGIGAMKSGNFSPFMPNGESGVMQGAAIIFFAYSGFARITIIGEEVKNPRKNIPLAIILALGISTLIYVLVSFVAVGLVGYRELASTGSPLADAAMSESKNAAFLISMGALVATLSVLLTTLLGLSRISFAMARNKDFPALFAKLNPRNAMPSNAILVFGLIMTIFAAFTDLMRAAAISNFASLLYYAIANISALRLKKPVYPRIIPILGLITSVMLLFFLARDAWIIGLIACAAGVMYYYFRKIW; the protein is encoded by the coding sequence TTGACGGAATTGAAAAAAACGCTTGGCCTATTCGATGCGATGGCTATCGGAATAGGGGCCATAATAGGTGCCGGCATTTTTGTTGTGACAGGTATAGCTGCGGGTCTCGCCGGTCCCGCGCTCATCATATCCTTGCTTATCGGTGCTATTATTTCCGCTTTCACGGCCCTGAGTTTTGCAGAACTGGCTGCCTTCATCCCGAAAGAGGGGGGAGTTTATGAGTTCGCCCATGAACTCATCTCACCTTTTGCCGGTTTTATTTCGGGGTGGCTCTGGCTTCTCGCCAATATCGTTGTGGGCGCCGTGGTAAGCCTGGGTTTTGCAAGCTATCTTGCGATATTCATCCCTCTTCCTGTGAATATGATGGCTGCTGGTGCCTGCCTTGTTATTACCCTGATCAATTATCTTGGAACAAAGGAATCCGGGCTTGTAAATGACATATTGGTGGTGATTAAACTCCTGATCCTGGCCTTTTTTGTGGTTATTGGCATAGGTGCCATGAAGTCTGGAAATTTTTCACCTTTCATGCCCAATGGAGAAAGCGGGGTAATGCAGGGCGCTGCGATAATATTTTTTGCCTATTCCGGGTTTGCGAGGATCACCATCATCGGAGAGGAAGTGAAAAACCCCAGAAAAAATATTCCGCTTGCTATAATACTTGCCCTTGGAATATCCACCCTGATCTATGTGCTTGTGAGTTTCGTCGCTGTGGGTCTTGTAGGATACCGGGAACTCGCATCCACCGGTTCTCCACTTGCCGATGCCGCAATGTCTGAAAGCAAGAACGCGGCTTTCCTTATTTCCATGGGCGCGCTCGTTGCTACCCTGAGCGTCCTTCTCACCACGCTTCTTGGATTATCCCGCATTTCCTTTGCTATGGCAAGGAATAAGGATTTTCCTGCTCTGTTTGCAAAGCTAAATCCAAGGAATGCGATGCCTTCCAACGCCATTCTGGTTTTCGGCCTGATAATGACGATCTTTGCGGCATTCACTGATCTGATGCGGGCAGCCGCGATATCCAATTTCGCCTCACTTTTGTATTATGCTATTGCCAACATCTCAGCGCTTAGATTAAAAAAACCTGTATATCCTCGTATCATACCGATACTTGGATTGATAACCAGCGTGATGCTTTTATTTTTCCTTGCAAGGGATGCCTGGATAATAGGGCTCATTGCCTGTGCAGCAGGAGTGATGTATTATTATTTCAGGAAAATATGGTAA
- a CDS encoding MarR family transcriptional regulator, whose translation MTSKINIERRGILISAIVLVISVLLLVDRLLATGPVQLIIENGKAVPVEGVSYFSLNDVLFFIITAWLGGMSFLYIVLLSKETPAIQEDIKATQENKNTSLLAANLLEGDEKILFKEILDNDGILQRDLILKTGFSEPKVSRLLDRIERRGLVIRRRDGMGNRILLKKE comes from the coding sequence ATGACCAGCAAAATAAATATTGAGAGACGCGGTATTTTGATATCTGCTATCGTATTAGTAATTTCAGTTCTTTTACTGGTCGATAGATTGCTGGCGACAGGTCCCGTGCAGCTTATTATAGAAAATGGCAAGGCTGTCCCGGTAGAGGGAGTCTCATATTTTTCATTAAATGATGTGTTGTTTTTCATCATAACAGCATGGCTTGGCGGCATGTCTTTCCTTTACATTGTTCTGCTCTCAAAAGAAACGCCCGCAATACAAGAAGATATCAAAGCAACCCAGGAAAATAAAAACACATCGCTATTAGCAGCCAATCTGCTTGAAGGGGATGAGAAGATATTATTCAAAGAAATTCTGGATAACGACGGGATATTGCAAAGAGATCTTATTCTAAAGACTGGTTTTTCTGAGCCGAAAGTGAGCAGGCTTCTTGACAGGATTGAGAGAAGAGGATTAGTAATACGCCGAAGGGATGGGATGGGGAACAGGATTTTGCTAAAAAAGGAATAA
- a CDS encoding DUF86 domain-containing protein — protein sequence MREVRERLLDILEAIERIEKYANRGRDAFEHDELIQTWIVHHLQIIGEAARALPDNFRDKYPDIPWSKIIGMRNILVHNYFGIDVDVVWAVIVNELPDLKEKTMAILKEE from the coding sequence ATGAGAGAGGTGCGTGAAAGGCTACTGGATATTCTGGAAGCCATTGAGCGAATTGAAAAGTACGCAAATCGTGGACGCGATGCTTTTGAGCACGATGAACTGATTCAAACGTGGATTGTTCATCACCTTCAGATAATTGGGGAAGCGGCGCGTGCTCTTCCTGATAATTTCAGAGACAAATATCCTGATATCCCATGGTCTAAGATCATTGGAATGAGGAATATATTGGTCCATAATTATTTTGGAATTGATGTAGATGTTGTTTGGGCTGTGATAGTGAACGAGCTTCCTGATCTCAAAGAGAAAACCATGGCGATCTTGAAAGAAGAGTGA
- a CDS encoding nucleotidyltransferase family protein, with amino-acid sequence MKKMNIAELLKVRRNEILRIAAKYGARNVRLFGSAARGEALQDSDIDLLVDLEPGRSLFDLGGLLMDLQDLLACKVDVVTERGLRPRIRERVLKEAKPL; translated from the coding sequence ATGAAGAAGATGAACATTGCAGAGTTATTAAAAGTCAGGCGCAATGAAATCCTTCGCATTGCTGCAAAATACGGCGCCCGGAATGTCCGACTTTTTGGCTCTGCCGCGCGCGGCGAAGCTTTGCAGGATAGCGATATTGATCTTTTGGTTGACCTTGAGCCCGGACGCAGCCTGTTTGATCTCGGTGGGTTGTTGATGGATCTTCAGGATTTACTTGCCTGTAAAGTTGATGTGGTGACTGAAAGGGGATTACGACCACGTATTCGTGAGCGAGTACTTAAAGAGGCTAAACCTCTATGA
- a CDS encoding type II toxin-antitoxin system VapC family toxin, with the protein MSGRFILDTNIVIAIFSGETSIKEHLLKADEVFISSIVLGELFFGAFKSKHSKTNLKRISDFADSITILTCDKNTAYQYGMVKNKLIDKGKPIPENDIWIAAVAMQNDLILVTRDGHFGEIEDLKYEKW; encoded by the coding sequence ATGAGTGGTAGATTTATTCTTGATACAAATATTGTAATTGCCATTTTCAGTGGAGAAACATCAATAAAAGAACATCTTTTAAAAGCAGATGAAGTATTTATTTCCAGCATTGTTCTTGGAGAGTTATTTTTTGGTGCTTTCAAGTCGAAACATTCTAAGACCAATTTAAAGCGAATATCAGATTTTGCGGATAGTATTACCATTCTTACATGTGACAAGAATACTGCATATCAGTATGGAATGGTGAAAAATAAACTTATAGATAAAGGAAAACCAATTCCTGAAAATGATATTTGGATAGCTGCCGTTGCCATGCAAAATGATCTTATACTTGTTACTCGTGATGGTCATTTTGGTGAAATTGAGGACTTGAAATATGAAAAATGGTAA